In one window of Caballeronia sp. TF1N1 DNA:
- a CDS encoding efflux transporter outer membrane subunit, which yields MKHLSLPALRGIGLPGSAKTALAAAAAALAIAGCANYSGISSDKTIATPDNYSATQSVPGQGGQWPSLDWAKQFGDPQLPQLIDEALADNPSIAQAQSRIAKASSYIETSRSALSPKVNGSYSWTRELYSANALFPPPYGGTWFSENNVLASASWDLDLWGKNRARLNQAVSLEKAAEADMQQARVTLAASVARTYNQLALLYALRDVTQREISNRENVGRITNGRVTAGLDTNVERRTAEGNTATSQTNLSELDGQIESVRYQLAALLGKGPDRGLQIANPVINSNVTVALPDNVPADLVARRPDIVAARWQVESATHNIKEAKAEFFPDINLAAGFGFDAFGWGRFLTSSSRQVQAGPAIHLPIFDAGALRAQLKGRYADFEGDVANYNQTLINAMNDVATNISAIRSLDRQMGDAQSALAAASNAYELAVIRYKAGLSPQLQVLTADQNRLANEQTVTNLRLRRSDLQIALIKSLGGGFDATDSNLAIDGSGQPKGTQQTASQPAQ from the coding sequence ATGAAACACCTATCCTTGCCGGCGCTCCGAGGCATCGGGCTGCCGGGAAGCGCGAAGACCGCGTTGGCGGCCGCCGCTGCCGCGCTGGCAATCGCCGGATGCGCGAACTATTCGGGCATTTCGAGCGACAAGACGATCGCCACACCCGACAATTACAGCGCCACGCAAAGCGTGCCGGGACAAGGCGGCCAGTGGCCGTCGCTCGACTGGGCAAAGCAGTTCGGCGACCCGCAATTGCCGCAACTCATCGACGAAGCGCTCGCGGACAATCCGAGCATTGCGCAGGCGCAATCGCGAATTGCAAAGGCATCGTCGTATATCGAAACCTCGCGTTCGGCGCTGTCGCCTAAGGTCAACGGTTCGTATTCGTGGACTCGCGAGCTCTACTCCGCCAACGCGCTGTTTCCGCCGCCCTACGGTGGAACGTGGTTCAGCGAGAACAACGTGCTTGCCAGCGCGTCTTGGGATCTCGACCTCTGGGGCAAGAATCGCGCGCGTCTGAATCAAGCGGTCTCGCTGGAAAAGGCGGCCGAGGCCGACATGCAGCAGGCGCGCGTCACGCTCGCGGCGTCGGTGGCGCGCACGTATAACCAGCTTGCGTTGCTTTACGCACTGCGCGATGTCACCCAGCGCGAGATTTCGAATCGCGAGAACGTGGGCCGCATCACCAACGGACGCGTGACCGCCGGTCTCGATACCAACGTGGAACGCCGCACCGCCGAAGGCAACACCGCGACGAGCCAGACCAACCTCAGCGAACTCGACGGCCAAATCGAGTCGGTGCGCTATCAGCTCGCGGCGCTGTTGGGCAAGGGTCCGGATCGCGGCCTGCAGATCGCCAATCCGGTGATCAATTCGAACGTCACCGTCGCGCTGCCCGACAACGTGCCCGCCGACCTCGTCGCGCGCCGTCCGGACATCGTCGCGGCACGCTGGCAGGTCGAGTCGGCGACGCACAACATCAAGGAAGCGAAGGCCGAGTTCTTCCCGGACATCAACCTCGCCGCGGGCTTCGGTTTCGACGCGTTCGGCTGGGGCCGCTTCCTCACTTCGAGCAGCCGTCAGGTCCAGGCCGGTCCGGCCATCCATCTGCCGATCTTCGATGCCGGCGCACTGCGCGCCCAGTTGAAGGGCCGTTATGCCGACTTCGAAGGCGACGTCGCCAACTACAATCAGACGCTCATCAACGCGATGAACGACGTGGCGACCAATATCTCGGCCATCCGCTCGCTCGACCGTCAGATGGGCGACGCCCAAAGCGCGCTCGCGGCGGCGTCGAACGCCTACGAGCTCGCGGTGATCCGCTACAAGGCCGGGCTGTCGCCGCAACTGCAAGTGCTGACGGCCGACCAGAACCGCCTCGCCAACGAGCAGACCGTGACCAATCTGCGCTTGAGGCGCAGCGACCTGCAGATCGCGCTGATCAAATCGCTCGGCGGCGGATTCGACGCGACCGATTCGAATCTCGCGATCGACGGCAGCGGACAGCCCAAGGGCACGCAACAGACGGCAAGCCAACCGGCGCAGTAG
- a CDS encoding HlyD family efflux transporter periplasmic adaptor subunit: MSDPQQNAAAAAAAPAPKQRNGKRRVLMTLIVLVVIIAAVAYGLYYFLVARFHESTDDAYVNGNVVQITPQVVGTVISVNADDTQTVKVGDPLVALDPADSKVALDQAEANLAQTVRQVRTFFVNNNQYEAQIALRRSDLSRAQDDLRRRMTVAQTGAVSLEEISHARDAVRGAQAALDSAQQELASNRSLTSNTTIADHPNVLAAAAKVRDAYINYARNTLPAPVTGYVAKRSVQVGQRVAPGNPLMAIVPLNGVWVDANFKEVQLKHMRIGQPVDLTADLYGSSVVYHGKVVGFSAGTGSAFSLLPAQNATGNWIKVVQRLPVRIALDPKELEQHPLRIGLSMDVDVTIKDEQGGQLGQAPNTVYQTNVFDKYGDQADQEIARIIQQNAGNGPQASSGASSSRGNGAAAKSASAAKLM, from the coding sequence ATGAGCGACCCTCAACAAAACGCCGCCGCAGCCGCCGCCGCTCCCGCGCCCAAGCAGCGCAACGGCAAACGCCGCGTGCTCATGACGCTGATCGTGCTCGTCGTCATCATCGCCGCCGTGGCTTACGGCCTGTACTACTTCCTCGTCGCGCGCTTTCACGAGTCCACCGACGACGCCTACGTGAACGGCAACGTCGTGCAAATCACGCCGCAAGTGGTCGGCACGGTCATTTCGGTGAATGCGGACGATACCCAGACGGTGAAGGTCGGCGACCCGCTCGTCGCGCTCGATCCCGCCGACTCGAAGGTCGCGCTCGATCAGGCGGAAGCGAATCTCGCGCAGACCGTGCGTCAGGTACGCACCTTCTTCGTCAACAACAACCAGTACGAAGCGCAGATCGCGCTGCGTCGCTCCGACCTCTCGCGTGCCCAGGACGATTTGCGCCGCCGCATGACGGTCGCGCAAACGGGCGCGGTATCGCTGGAAGAAATCTCGCACGCTCGCGACGCCGTGCGCGGCGCGCAGGCGGCGCTCGATTCGGCCCAGCAGGAACTCGCGTCGAACCGTTCGCTGACCTCGAACACGACGATCGCGGATCACCCGAACGTGCTCGCCGCCGCCGCCAAGGTGCGCGACGCGTACATCAACTACGCGCGCAACACGCTGCCCGCGCCGGTGACGGGTTATGTCGCGAAGCGTTCGGTGCAGGTCGGCCAACGCGTGGCGCCGGGCAATCCGCTGATGGCCATCGTGCCGCTCAACGGCGTGTGGGTCGATGCCAACTTCAAGGAAGTGCAGCTCAAGCACATGCGCATTGGCCAGCCGGTCGATCTGACGGCCGACCTGTACGGTTCGAGCGTGGTCTATCACGGCAAGGTCGTCGGCTTCTCGGCCGGCACGGGTTCGGCCTTCTCGCTTTTGCCCGCCCAGAACGCGACCGGTAACTGGATCAAGGTGGTGCAACGGCTGCCGGTGCGTATCGCGCTCGATCCGAAGGAACTGGAGCAGCATCCGTTGCGTATCGGCCTGTCGATGGATGTCGACGTGACCATCAAGGATGAACAAGGCGGCCAGCTCGGCCAGGCGCCGAACACGGTTTATCAGACCAACGTGTTCGACAAGTACGGCGATCAGGCCGATCAGGAAATCGCGCGCATCATCCAGCAGAACGCGGGCAATGGTCCGCAGGCTTCGTCGGGCGCTTCGTCCTCGCGCGGCAACGGCGCGGCGGCGAAGTCCGCCTCGGCCGCCAAGCTGATGTAA